In uncultured Desulfovibrio sp., one DNA window encodes the following:
- the dapF gene encoding diaminopimelate epimerase, translated as MSSAIAFTKMHGLGNDYVYINGFDEQIPDPGALAVRLSERHRGIGSDGLVLVLPSSKADVRMRMFNPDGSEAEMCGNAIRCVGKYAAEHGLVKGDSILVETAAGLRTVSLLRKDGHIEGATVDMGAPVLTPADIPVLLPQGMENAQRFLRVPLDIAGQTFEVTAVSMGNPHAVVILPTLDGLELSLLGPALECHPLFPRRTNAEFVEVLSPTHVRMRVWERGTGETQACGTGACAVAAACVLNGRTGREVDVDLPGGTLHIRWDEETDHIFMTGPAQRVFDGVYYCQESLA; from the coding sequence ATGTCTTCAGCCATCGCCTTTACCAAAATGCACGGCCTGGGCAACGATTACGTGTATATCAACGGATTTGACGAACAAATTCCCGATCCCGGGGCGCTGGCCGTGCGCCTCAGTGAACGGCATCGCGGCATCGGTTCCGATGGGCTGGTGCTGGTACTGCCCTCGTCCAAAGCGGATGTGCGTATGCGTATGTTCAATCCTGATGGAAGCGAAGCGGAAATGTGCGGCAATGCCATTCGCTGCGTGGGCAAGTACGCTGCCGAGCATGGGCTGGTAAAGGGTGACAGCATCCTCGTTGAAACTGCTGCCGGCCTGCGCACGGTCAGCCTGCTGCGCAAGGACGGACACATCGAGGGGGCCACGGTGGACATGGGTGCCCCCGTGCTCACTCCGGCGGATATTCCGGTCCTGCTTCCCCAGGGCATGGAAAATGCTCAACGCTTCCTGCGTGTTCCCCTGGACATTGCGGGACAGACGTTCGAGGTAACCGCCGTTTCCATGGGCAACCCGCATGCCGTGGTCATTCTGCCCACGCTCGACGGGCTGGAACTCTCCCTTCTGGGTCCGGCGCTGGAATGTCACCCTCTCTTCCCGCGCCGGACCAACGCCGAATTCGTGGAGGTTCTTTCACCCACCCATGTACGCATGCGCGTGTGGGAACGTGGCACAGGGGAAACACAGGCCTGCGGCACCGGCGCCTGTGCCGTTGCCGCAGCCTGTGTACTCAACGGCCGCACCGGACGTGAAGTGGATGTGGACCTGCCGGGAGGTACCCTGCACATCCGCTGGGATGAAGAAACAGACCATATTTTCATGACCGGGCCGGCTCAACGTGTCTTTGACGGTGTGTACTACTGCCAGGAGTCTCTTGCATGA
- a CDS encoding LL-diaminopimelate aminotransferase has translation MICINPNLPLLPGSYLFTDIAHRVAAYRAAHPDVRVISLGIGDVTRPLAPSVIAALHKATDEMAQQSTFHGYGPERGYPFLRKAIVETEFAPRGVHLDMDEIFISDGSKCDLANFQELFAADSRIAVSDPVYPVGVDSNAMAGRAGTFDGQRWSKLLYLPCTRDNGFIPEPPREQADVIYLCSPNNPTGTAMSREALTRWVEYAHTHGSLLLFDAAYEAFITDPEVPHSIYEVDGAREVAVEMRSFSKSAGFTGLRCAYVVVPRELCIGDGKEGKVALNAFWNRRQTTKYNGCPYIVQRAAEAACTPQGREEGMQAIRVYQRNARLLSQAMRDRGLDVYGGQNAPYLWVSVPAGSTSWQFFDMLLEKAGLVCTPGVGFGACGEGFIRLTSFGTPEDTDEAIRRLSTL, from the coding sequence ATGATCTGCATTAATCCCAATCTTCCCCTGCTGCCGGGAAGTTATCTGTTCACGGACATTGCCCACCGTGTGGCAGCCTATCGTGCCGCGCATCCTGATGTGCGCGTCATCAGTCTGGGCATCGGCGATGTAACCCGCCCCCTGGCTCCTTCCGTCATCGCCGCCCTGCACAAGGCCACCGATGAAATGGCCCAGCAGTCCACCTTCCATGGCTACGGCCCTGAACGCGGCTACCCCTTCCTGCGCAAGGCCATTGTGGAAACGGAATTTGCGCCGCGCGGCGTGCACCTGGACATGGACGAAATTTTCATCAGTGATGGCTCCAAGTGCGATCTGGCCAATTTCCAGGAGCTGTTTGCCGCGGACAGCCGTATCGCCGTAAGCGATCCCGTCTATCCCGTGGGGGTGGACAGCAATGCCATGGCCGGACGTGCCGGAACCTTTGACGGCCAGCGCTGGAGCAAGCTCCTCTACCTGCCCTGCACCCGTGACAACGGCTTTATTCCCGAACCTCCCCGGGAACAGGCCGATGTCATCTACCTGTGCTCGCCCAACAATCCCACGGGCACGGCCATGAGCCGCGAGGCCCTGACCCGCTGGGTCGAGTATGCGCATACGCATGGCAGCCTGCTGCTCTTTGATGCGGCCTATGAGGCCTTCATCACCGATCCCGAGGTGCCCCACTCCATCTATGAGGTGGACGGCGCCCGCGAAGTGGCCGTGGAAATGCGCAGCTTTTCCAAGAGTGCCGGCTTTACGGGGCTGCGCTGCGCCTATGTGGTGGTCCCTCGTGAACTCTGCATCGGCGATGGCAAGGAAGGCAAGGTTGCGCTCAATGCCTTCTGGAACCGGCGCCAGACCACCAAATACAACGGCTGCCCCTATATCGTGCAGCGGGCTGCCGAAGCTGCCTGCACCCCCCAGGGCCGGGAAGAAGGCATGCAGGCCATCCGGGTCTATCAGCGCAATGCCCGCCTGCTGTCCCAGGCCATGCGCGACAGGGGCCTGGATGTGTACGGTGGCCAGAACGCCCCCTATCTGTGGGTATCGGTGCCTGCGGGCAGCACGTCGTGGCAGTTTTTTGATATGCTTCTGGAAAAGGCGGGGCTGGTCTGCACGCCCGGCGTCGGCTTCGGCGCCTGTGGCGAAGGTTTTATCCGCCTTACATCTTTTGGTACACCTGAAGATACGGATGAAGCCATCCGCCGGCTGAGCACACTCTGA
- a CDS encoding glutamate synthase: MCRIGSIKSTTPVPPSTALHLMLPQQEGHDNSGFAMVMQDLEGVFAHYKDKPLLSMACTPRGVQLVNEYMEHKGFVQAAQWVPEVDRRPGLSISAMPRYVFRNYDYPEVYRYRSQEEREELLVDTRLALRALLEEDNNGFVYSFWPDVLTLKEIGDPADIATYFGLWNDDGRLMARNIVAQCRQNTNYEIVRYAAHPFFLQGYTLCANGENTFFTKNKEFQRSLHRGYIGFESDSQNFLYTLHYVLHELKWPLPYYKHVITPLPFAEAEQRPDHEVLALLRQTLCHLEINGPNAIIALLPDGRMITCCDAKKLRPVVVGRQDDMLAIASEVCGLNAVLPNRDSTRDIYPGEREMVIIDNDLEVQQWKQ; this comes from the coding sequence ATGTGCAGAATAGGATCCATCAAAAGTACAACGCCCGTGCCACCGTCCACGGCCTTGCATCTCATGCTGCCACAGCAGGAAGGGCACGATAATTCGGGCTTTGCCATGGTCATGCAGGACCTGGAAGGCGTGTTTGCCCATTACAAGGACAAGCCGCTGCTTTCCATGGCCTGTACGCCGCGCGGCGTGCAGCTGGTCAACGAATACATGGAACACAAGGGCTTTGTGCAGGCTGCCCAGTGGGTGCCGGAAGTGGACCGCCGCCCCGGCCTGAGCATCAGCGCCATGCCCCGTTACGTCTTCCGCAACTACGACTATCCCGAAGTCTATCGCTACCGTTCCCAGGAAGAACGGGAAGAACTGCTGGTGGATACGCGGCTGGCCCTGCGCGCCCTGCTGGAAGAGGACAACAACGGCTTTGTGTACTCCTTCTGGCCTGATGTGCTGACGCTCAAGGAAATCGGTGATCCGGCCGACATTGCCACCTATTTTGGCCTCTGGAATGACGATGGCCGCCTTATGGCGCGCAATATTGTGGCCCAGTGCCGCCAGAACACCAACTACGAAATCGTGCGCTATGCCGCCCATCCCTTCTTCCTGCAGGGCTACACGCTCTGTGCCAACGGCGAAAATACCTTCTTCACCAAGAACAAGGAATTTCAGCGCTCCCTGCACCGCGGCTACATCGGCTTTGAATCCGACTCGCAGAACTTCCTCTACACGCTGCATTATGTGCTGCATGAGCTGAAGTGGCCTCTGCCCTACTACAAGCACGTCATTACGCCCCTGCCCTTTGCCGAAGCCGAGCAGCGCCCTGACCATGAGGTGCTGGCCCTGCTGCGCCAGACCCTGTGCCATCTGGAAATCAATGGCCCCAACGCCATCATTGCTCTGCTGCCTGACGGCCGCATGATCACCTGCTGCGATGCCAAGAAGCTGCGGCCCGTGGTGGTGGGCCGGCAGGATGACATGCTGGCCATTGCTTCCGAAGTGTGCGGCCTCAATGCCGTGCTGCCGAACCGGGACAGCACGCGGGACATCTACCCCGGCGAACGGGAAATGGTCATCATCGACAATGATCTGGAGGTGCAGCAATGGAAGCAGTAA